GCGGCCAATTAAgcattgtttataaaaaacccTCGGAACATATACTAGATTATATAGGGCGCATTAAAGATCTCCGGACGGCAATAATAGAGGGAGATCAAACAAATCTCAATCGTTCTCTGACAGAACCTGAAACATCTTCTATAGATTCATTCACGCTAGAAGCTTTCTACGAAGGATTACCCAGAGAATATCGCGTCGAGCTTAAGGCAGAGGGATACCATAATCTCACTGACGCTTGCTCGAAGGTAATTACCATAAGTAAAAGGTTAGAGAGGGAAGAAGCGCGAGAAAGGAATTCACGACCCGCGCGCAGCGACGCCGCACCTACACGCACCCTGCCTCCCACTAGAATTCTCCAACGCGATGATTCATCAACGAATAACGCAGGTAGCCCTTATAATAATCGCGAACAGAAGATTTGCggatattgcaaaaattttggcCATCTGGTACATGAATGTCGTAAGCGACAGTACCACGAGAGTACTTCcggtaacaataataataataacagaaataattacaacaatTATAATGGAAATTATAACAACAATAACAATCGGCCACGAAATAGTAATAGCAACAATAATACTACTCCTAATGGAGTAGTTAAAATTTCGGAAAACCAGCCAGAGGCCTCGGCCAATGGGACGCACCGAGGTCTTGGAAAGGCTCGTCCCGTTCTTCCCTTGGACTACTCCCAAAACCCGTCTACATCCTACGAGCCGCCAGCGGAAGCGTACCCTCCGTCGAGCTCGAATCACCGTCCTTCTATGGACCAACCGCTTTCATGCTCGATACAGGAGCACAGCCAAACATAATTAAACAAGGATGCTTGCAAAGGAAAATTGAAGTAAACAatcaagaaattttacaactCACAGGCATTACGGAGGACGCCGTTAACACCTTGGGCTCAATTCAAGTTCAAATCTTCAACATACTAGTAACTTTCCACGTCGTACCGGACGACTTCCCTATCATACAACAAGGTATACTAGGTACCTCTTTCTTTACGGAACACAATGCCTGTATAGATTACAGCAATAGTACGGTCACTTGGCATAACTGTGCCATCCCATTTAAAGAACAAGAAACGGTGGTAATTCCACCACGAACCAATACCGGATTTGTTATCCGAGTATCAAATCCCGAAATTAAAACCGGCTATCTACCCAGATTGCATATTTGCGACGGAGTCTTCGCAGGAGATTCATTAGTGACCTGCATAAATAACAAGGCTTATATCCGTATCATAAATACGCCCGCAAAATAGAAGTTATAATACCTACAATAAAACTCAGAGAAGTTACCGAAATTTCTAACGAGCCGAAAAACGCCTCTAAAACCAACTCACTTAACTCTGATCAAGCAGATCTACACAGTTCTCAACTCCTCGAATCCTCTGCATCAATTAAATCTACATCATTCGAAGCTAAACAAAACAAGATCACTAATCGTCAAGAATCGCTTTTTCTCACATCCAACTACGGCATTTCCCCTGCCCCTTCGTCTTCTAATTCtaactttaataatactaCCACTTCTTTTACTAATTCTAATACTCCTTCTAGTGCCGCGCGCACTTGCTCTCTCATGGGATCCTTCAGCCGTGCAGAATGCATGCGCCCCCATGAGAAACCTTTTTCTAGTGCCAAATGCACTCACTCCCATTCGGGATCTTCCAATTTAACTAGTTCTCATTTCCCCTCCCCTCTCGTGCCGTACAAAcccgaaaaagaaaaagttatgaTCAACAACATAAAAGAAAACGATACTGATTACAATAAGAAAGAAACcgtcattaataaaattgcatcaGTTAAGGAGAACATGGAGAAAGAGGATTCAAAGAGAGTTACTTGGACTATGGCCGAGAGGATATCGGCcgttctaaaattattaaggctTGATCACCTTGTTCCATTCGAAAAGGAAAACGTTATTACATTAGTTACCAATTATTGCGATCGATTCTATATACCTAACGAATATCTGGATAAAACGCAATTGctaacacataaaattataactaccGACGATGCACCGGTGCATACTAAACAATACAGATTTCCACCGATACATCGCACCGAAATAACGCAACAAGTTAATCAGCTTATAGATAGAGACGTTATTATACCCTCAACTTCCCCTTATAATTCGCCTATTTGGATAGTGCCAAAGAAGCCAGATTCATCAGGCAACAAACGATGGCGAATGGTGATAGACTATCGTAAGCTCAATGAAAAAACAATTGGGGACGCGTACCCCCTCCCTAACATTTGTGATATTCTCGATCAATTAGGCGGTTCCAAGTACTTCTCCGTATTAGATCTTGCTAGCGGGTTCCACCAAATTCCAATGGACCCCATGGATGCACATAAGACTGCATTTTCCACTCCTCACGGGCATTATCAATTCGCACGCATGCCGTTCGGATTGAAAAACGCTCCCGCCACGTTCCAACGATTAATGGATCAGGTTCTGAGCGGGCTACAAGGAATTGAATTGTTCGTTTATATGGATGACATAGTAATATACGCGAGTTCATTAAGAGAGCacgatataaaaatagataaactGATGTCGCGGTTACGATCTGCTAATTTGACCTTACAACCGGATAAATGCGAATTCCTTCGGCGTGAAGTGTCATATCTAGGGCATATAATTGGAGAAGACGGGGTCCGTCCTGACCCACAGAAGATATCAGCCGTCGAAAAGTTCCCAGCGCCTcgcaacattaaaaatatccgTCAGTTTCTCGGTCTAGCCGGCTATTACCGCCGATTCATACCGCAATTTTCTAGTATTGCTTCTCCATTATCTAACTTGCTAAAAAAGGATGTTCAATTCATTTGGAATGATAAAACACAGCACGCGTTTGACACACTTCGCAAACTATTATGTAACGAGCCGATACTACAATTTCCGGATTTTGAACGCGAGTTTATACTTACCACTGATGCCTCCAACTTGGCAATTGGCGGTGTATTGAGTCAAGGGGAAATAAACCATGATCTACCAATCGCTTACGCGTCTCGAGTACTAAATTCAGccgagaaaaattattcaactaTCGAAAAAGAATTGTTAGCCATCACATACTGCGTTAATCATTTTCGACCTTATCTTTACGGACGTACGTTTACATTAATCACCGATCACCAACCATTGACGTGGCTACACCGTGTAAAAGACCCGACGTCTCGCCTTATGCGTTGGCGTTTAAAACTCGAAGAATTcgattataaaattgtgtataaGAAGGGAATTAGTAATAGTAACGCTGACGCTCTGTCTAGAAACCCCGTAGCAATTAATCTGATTCATTACTCAATAATGCCTATCCGAAAAAAACCCCGCCTTGATTCCGCCATCCTCTCATCATCCGAATCTGACGACACCTCTGAATCCGATGATGAGCGATCCAGGAAACAGCCTGCTGGGGCAAGGGTTGACGTCAGAGACATGACAACGCCCGTGGCACCTACATCCTGCGGAAATTCTGAGGATTCTCCTATACCAAAGCTCATAATCCGCCTCCGCAGGAACGAGTCTCCGGTAGTTTTACCCGCCCCCACCGAACCAATCAGTTCGCAATACG
This genomic stretch from Monomorium pharaonis isolate MP-MQ-018 chromosome 4, ASM1337386v2, whole genome shotgun sequence harbors:
- the LOC118645358 gene encoding uncharacterized protein LOC118645358, which encodes MNPDDLIDEKETLDYKEMIKELKQRESELKYRTEAIEGMMRTLTNALSGLHLPQPSTSTPNEQPNENPASPFLPPQTSYATLNMTPASYSINSPYPKSYVRDALDLVPKYDGHNIPVWQFARACKRARDSIPSVDEAHFVRLLRNKLNHHAYLAVEDETHLTVDKFLDTLKRTFGPGRSSNYYRGQLSIVYKKPSEHILDYIGRIKDLRTAIIEGDQTNLNRSLTEPETSSIDSFTLEAFYEGLPREYRVELKAEGYHNLTDACSKVITISKRLEREEARERNSRPARSDAAPTRTLPPTRILQRDDSSTNNAGSPYNNREQKICGYCKNFGHLVHECRKRQYHESTSARGLGQWDAPRSWKGSSRSSLGLLPKPVYILRAASGSVPSVELESPSFYGPTAFMLDTGAQPNIIKQGCLQRKIEVNNQEILQLTGITEDAVNTLGSIQVQIFNILVTFHVVPDDFPIIQQGILGTSFFTEHNACIDYSNSTVTWHNCAIPFKEQETVVIPPRTNTGFVIRVSNPEIKTGYLPRLHICDGVFAGDSLVTCINNKAYIHLHSSQLLESSASIKSTSFEAKQNKITNRQESLFLTSNYGISPAPSSSNSNFNNTTTSFTNSNTPSSAARTCSLMGSFSRAECMRPHEKPFSSAKCTHSHSGSSNLTSSHFPSPLVPYKPEKEKVMINNIKENDTDYNKKETVINKIASVKENMEKEDSKRVTWTMAERISAVLKLLRLDHLVPFEKENVITLVTNYCDRFYIPNEYLDKTQLLTHKIITTDDAPVHTKQYRFPPIHRTEITQQVNQLIDRDVIIPSTSPYNSPIWIVPKKPDSSGNKRWRMVIDYRKLNEKTIGDAYPLPNICDILDQLGGSKYFSVLDLASGFHQIPMDPMDAHKTAFSTPHGHYQFARMPFGLKNAPATFQRLMDQVLSGLQGIELFVYMDDIVIYASSLREHDIKIDKLMSRLRSANLTLQPDKCEFLRREVSYLGHIIGEDGVRPDPQKISAVEKFPAPRNIKNIRQFLGLAGYYRRFIPQFSSIASPLSNLLKKDVQFIWNDKTQHAFDTLRKLLCNEPILQFPDFEREFILTTDASNLAIGGVLSQGEINHDLPIAYASRVLNSAEKNYSTIEKELLAITYCVNHFRPYLYGRTFTLITDHQPLTWLHRVKDPTSRLMRWRLKLEEFDYKIVYKKGISNSNADALSRNPVAINLIHYSIMPIRKKPRLDSAILSSSESDDTSESDDERSRKQPAGARVDVRDMTTPVAPTSCGNSEDSPIPKLIIRLRRNESPVVLPAPTEPISSQYELRTGRKTNFEEFFHEEESDRDSLPDLESPADSPAKSPNTSNNETPDQLLDSTPTISPDISLSSNCKIQESPLPLLSRTDNLIILITGNGHPLCDGAQELLQANNLPPPDDLALGRARVHFSWHRDRHVIMLPVKERRTTPLDEQILDECLTSLLDVVSELDLRTLSIRLTAQLDSVSWSTMVQKLQSTMIDRPITITICKGITSIPLEKDRIKIINEHHESAVGGHKGVTKTYRLIKKRYSWPNMKTQIQDVIRRCHTCQLRKLVRKKTRQPMILTDTPDHAFDKIALDIVGPLKTTNDGNTYILTMQDLLTKYSVYAPLSNISAESTATAFVNYFICRFGCPRSILTDQGRNFMSQLMKSITKKFRIQQLRTTAYYPQSNGSLERSHMVLMEYLRCFVRKENDWDKFIERASFSYNTSVHEGTGFTPHELIFGSPARIPSEFNSDPEPETYGNRLMKVFSEIRDLQRNAKENLDKAKQKSKTYYDKRVNAIIINPGDSVFLINNLKTNKFVTEYLGPYKVVEVMDHENVRLEINGTTRVVHTNKLKRAYPRNAG